The DNA sequence TTTGTATCAGGCAATCAGAAGTTACTGGAAAAAAGCCGTTTTGAAGATTTCCGCAATATGCTTCTGCAGGTTGTCACAGCGAAGCAATTGGAAAATGCAGTACAAAAAACGGTGGATACCATGTGTTCCGTTGTTGCACAGTTCAGCGAACAGGATCTGCAGCGCAGGGCAGCTTTTGACGCTGAGAGGCTGGAAATCGAAACACATGAGGAACGGTTCCGTCGCTACAGGGCCGATGGGGCCAAGATGCTGGACGCTGTTTTTGCAGCCGATTATGATGGGCTTGTAAGTCTTGCAAACGGTTTGAACAACTACAAAAATCAGATTGTGAACGAGTTTATCACTAGCCTTTCTCAAGTACGGGAAAACAGCCACGCTGCCATACTTGCTGCGTTAAACTGCGCCGCACATAAGGCGGAACAAGATATGAATCATCGGAAAAGAATTTTACATAAAGAGATTTATGATGTGTTTTTATCGTCCTTTTCTGTTCTGCGCAAACAGGAAACAATGTATTTGGCGTCTGCCGTGGAGTTTGCGGGGATTTCGAACTGGCTTGGTTTTGCCGATGTAGGTATTTCCATGATGCGTCATGTGGAGACTGCGTTAGTCGGAACAAAGTTTTCATGGCGCACGCTGTATGTGCCCCCTGTGCAGGATTTGTCTTCATACAATGTGATAGAAACAGTCATCCATGCCGTGGATGTTCTGATTATGGATTACATCAACCAGATCCATCAGGCGACCGCGGCCATTCGTAAGAATTGGTTTGCGGAATTCTCCGTTCATACAAGAGCTTTGCTGCAGGCAGCCGCAGAGGTTATTCCCCCCAGATACGAAGCCCATGATTTGCGCCAGAAGGCCTATATACGCAACTATCAGGTGTTTTCGGATGGAGCAAGAGAAATTCTCCGTGGTTGTGAATCGATTCAAAACGAAGCAAGGTAGGGAGGGAAATTATGAACAACTGTCCAAAATGTAAAAGCGTAGTGAGCGATGATTTGTTTTTTTGCAGCAAATGTGGCGAGCGGCTTCTGTCCCCAAGTACATCTTCTGTCTCTGTGGGTGCGGATTCGAGGACTAGGCTCTTGGTTGTAACCAGAGCATCGCAGTTTCAATGTGTTATGAATACCTACCGTGTTGTTGTGGATGGCAATCTGCTGGGAAACGTAGCCTCGGGATCATCCCTTACGTCCCACGTATCCAACTGGGCAACGGTAGATATTATCTGTACCACGATAATGGTCAGTGCAAAGCGGAGGCTGGTTTTAAAGGTGGGAGAAAAGCCTATCGTTTCTTTTAAGGTGCAGTGGCCCGGGAGTATTCTGGCCTCGGTGCAGGATGCGGAAATAGTAGAGCAAAAAACAGATTGGTGAGGACGATGCGGTTCAGGAACCGTATCACCGATACCCAATTCACAGCGGGATGAACAGTGCAGTGCAGCAATTTCCAGGTTACAAGCGTTCTGCGCTGTCTGCGGTAAGCGGCAGCAAAATCGGAACGGTAACGGTGCTTTGCAGCAAAGGCAGTAGAAGGGTTTCAACATTTAAAATACAACCATTAAGGAGCGTAGAATATGGCTTTTTGTCAACAATGTGGTGCGCAATTGCCGGAAGGTTCTGCTTTTTGCGGAAATTGTGGAGCTGAAGTTTCTGGAACGCCTCAACAAAAGGTTTGCCGCAGCTGCGGGCATTGGATGCCGTTGGATATGCTTTTTTGTGATAAGTGCGGCAACCGCTATGTTTCTCAGGAACCTCAGCTGCCATTTCAATCCAGAGTGAATGAAGTCGACAGGGGTGGCATGGGGGCAAAAGACTTTTCAGGTGAAAGTATAACGGCAAACTATTTCAAGGGGATAGGCGCTTTAGGCGGAACACTGGTCTTCGATCAGACAGGTATGACTTTCTGTCCTCATCAGATTCATGTTCTGAGCGAAAAAACGCGAATCCAATATCAGGACATTTGTCATGTTGCAGCACGCAATACAATGGGACTCGTCCCAAATGGCATGTCGGTTTTCACACGGGACGGAAAAGAGCACAAATTTGTTCTTTTCAACCGTGAGAACGTCATCGCTTATTTGAATCAAAAACGGGGGTAATCAGAATAATGGTTTTTAAGTTGAGTTGGGTTCTTCCTTGGCTTCCGTATGTCATGCTGATTGTCGGACTGTATAACTTTTTTATACAAGAAGAGGATGCTGCTTGGGGATTGATTTGTGCAGTGGTCGGGGGTGTCTGGATATACTTCAGGCACCGTAAACCGCGTACTGACCAAAATGCAGACCTTACAGGCGGCAGTTCCAATGACAGTGCTGCCCAGCCCTCCACACCTGCTGCAATGCGTTGTGCTCAGTGCGGTACCACGATTTTCAACGGTCAGGCGTTCTGCTCCGGTTGCGGTATGAAGCAAGAGGAAACAATATCTTCCCATCATTGCCCATCGTGCGGAAGTCAAGTGGAGCCTCAGGTGTTGTTTTGCAGACAATGCGGTACAAAGGTTCGCTGAATGGTGCTTTCACCCTGTCTGGAAGGGCGTGTCGGCTCAATGGGGCATGGAGGCCACCGGAATCTGCTTTCTTATTTGTTCCTTGCTACCGTTATCATAGTTCCAAGTAATCGTTATTAATCGTTGGAGTAAGTGACGCAAAGAGGAGATAAATGCCATGTCAGAAGCAACGTTCAACAGCTTTTCAAACTACAACCATACCATCACCGCGCTTACAGGCGATCTTAAAAAGCTTGGTGACTACAGCCGCCGTATGCAGCTTAGCGGCAATCTTTCCGCTATTGAAGAAGTGCTGAAACGCTTAAAGGAAGACAGCTTCAACATTGCTATTGTGGGGGAGTTTAATCGCGGGAAAAGCTCGCTGATTAATGCCCTGCTGGAAAAGGATGTGCTGCCTACCGATTTGCTTCCCACCACGGCCACACTAAACCGGGTTACTTACAGTGTGACATCCTTTGTGCAATTAGAATACCATGACGGCAATATGGAAGAAATAGAGATTGACCAACTGCCCCAATACGTTACCAAACTGACGCGTGAGGGCGAGCAGAGGGCCAAATCCATTAAGATCGCCACCGTCTATTATCCTGTCAACTATTGTAAGAACGGCGTGACAATTATCGATACGCCGGGGCTGAACGATGATACGGCAATGTCTGACGTTACCTTTTCTGTTCTGCCGCAGGCAGATGCGGCGATTATGGTAATGATGGCCGGAGCTCCCTTTTCCCAATCGGAGTATGAATTTTTGGAAAACAAAATCATCACCAGTGATTTGGGCCGTGTGTTGTTTGTGCTGACCGGCATTGATCTCTACAGCGACAGCGATGTGGAGCGTCTTTTGTCTTTTATCCGGCAGAAAATCACCGAGTCGGTTCTTAATAAAGCACAAAAAGTTCATGGCAAAGGTTCCGAGGAATATATGGCTATTGAGCGCAAGCTGGGTACGGTGCGTATATACGGTCTGTCAGCAAAAAATGCACTCAAAGCTAAGAAGAAAGGCGACCATGCAGCGCTTGAGAAAAGCGGTTTTCCGGTGTTTGAAACGGCATTGGAGCGCTTCCTGACCGAGGATCGGGGTGCGATACGCCTAAACGTACCCATCAGCCGTATTAAAACATCCTCTGTCGAGCTGATGCGTGCGGTACGGCTACGTGAAAATGCGCTTGCTATGGAGCGTGAGGAATTCGATGCGCAGTATGCCAAAGCCATGAACGAGATACAAAGCATCCGCAATGAGCGTGAAGCGGAGTTCCGTGGAATCAACCATGCGTCTGAAAACGCCTACGCTACCCTTTTGCCCATTATCGAGGAGTATTGGCCCGGTATGGAGCAGGCGGCGGACAATGCCATTGATGAATATGTGATATCAGACGTGAAAGAGTTGGAGGGAGCCGCTGGTGATGCGACACAGGAGGCCATGACTAAGGCTGTAAAGGGAGCCATGGCTAAGGCCAGCCAGAATTTCGGCGAACGCATACAAGCATCCATTAATCGGTCACTGCAAAACGAAGCCGAACGTGTTTCTGATTTTGAACGTCGCTTTTTTGAAGCAACAGAGAGCATACAGAATATGTTCATTCCCAAAAGCAAAGACAGTTCTTCCGAAAGCGATATTGTAATCAGCACTTTGGCTGATGGGTTTCTGCTGTTTGGACTGGGTGGGGCCTATCAGGGGTTTCGGCAGGCGGGATGGAAGGGCGCACTGCTGGGTGGAGCCACCAGCGCAGCAACCGGCATTGCAGCGTCTTTCACATCAGGTCTGCTCATCAGCGCACTTTCCCTTCCGCTTACGTGGCCGGTTGTGCTTGTGGCTGGTCTTGGCGCAGCACTGGCGGGGGCGCTTATGGGCAAGTGGGCCTTGGGAAAGGTGTTTGCCAAAGACAAGATTGACAAGTTTAAGGAAACGTTCAGAGAGGCGATATATGTTGAAATTAAACGCATGAAGACAACGGATAATTTGAGGCAAGCCGTCAGAGGCCAGGTATCGGAAGCATTTGAAGCCCTAAAAACAAAAATCCGTACAGAGACAGAAAATATCCTGGGTGATACACAAAAGCAGTTAACTCAATTGAAAGTGGAGTTGGCGCATAAGGATAGTGAAGACGCACACACAAAGCAGGAACTTCGGGCTATGCTCGAAGATGTGCATGCCATGTGCAGGCGTTCGGATGAGATTGCCGGGCAGCTTAATCAAATTATGGAAAGGCAGGAGATGGTTTCAAAATGAATTTGGTAAACCCGACGGATGGCATTAATACAAGCTTTCCGGAATATGTTAAAAGCCGCAAGATGCTGACACAGGCCCATATGCAAGGCGGCGTGCCAGACTATGCCTATGGTGCAGACTATGTGCTGCGGCAGAAAATCAAGGCTATTCCGGGTTTTTATGCCATAGCCAAAGCCATCACCAATACCACCATTCCCCTTATTAAGCAGCAGCTGAATAGCAGCAGCTTAAAGGTGGGGCCTTCCCAGTTTCCTGATATATACGAAATTGTTGTTGACTGTGCACGGCGGCTGGGCATTGGTATCCCGGCCGTGTATATCAGAAGTAAAGCGGCGGAACTGAATGCCACTGCCTGGTGCGTTGATGATGATATGCCCTTGATTGAGATTACATCCGCCCTGCTGGAACGTTCCACACCCGGAGAGCTTAAAGCGGTGATTGGGCATGAATGCGGTCATATTCACAACAATCACGGTATATTCAATACCGCTGCACAGCTCATACTTAATGCCGCGCAAACCGCTATCCCCGGTGTGCAGCAGATACTCGCGCTGGTCACTATGCCTTTGCAGCTGGCGTTCTCCATGTGGAGCCGCGCAGGAGAGGTTACATGCGATCGTGCAGGGGTTATTTGCTCGGAGGATGCCGGCGACACCATCAGCGTGCAGAGCAATCTGCTTTATGGCGCAGCACTGAACTGCGGGAAAGCCGACATCGATGCCCTACTTAAGCAGTACGATGCGATTCGTGACAAGCCTGTGCGCTTTTTAGAATTGGATAGCACTCACCCCATTGGGGTACGCCGTATATTTGCGGTCAAGGAATTTTTTAACAGTGAGGTATTGTATGCGTGGCGTCCTGAGTGGAGAATGCCGGATATGCATCTTGTTGACAAGCAGACGCTGGACGCGCGTTGTGAAAAGTATATCAGCGTATTAAAAAGTGGAAAGAGGAGTTAGACGCCGTGGATGACAATGTTATGCAGCACCAAATCCGTTTGGATTATGAAGGCGTTTGCGGCGATATTGAGCGCATTTTAGATGATGTAGCACACCTGTGTACAGAACAATACCTCGTAAAATCGCTTGGGGAGCCGGCTGTTTCCAAGGTAAAGGACAACATCGAGGCTGTGCGCAAGCGGTTATACGGTTCGTTCCAGATTGTTGTGGTGGGGGATTTTAAACGCGGTAAATCAACGCTGATCAATGCGCTGTTGGGAGAAGCCGCTGTCCCGACTGCCGTTACGCCGGAGACGGTTACAATTAACAAGCTATCCTTCGCTGAAGTTCCCCGAATCGAAGCTGTATTAAGCAACAAAAAGCGTGTGACACTCACGCAGAGCGAGCTGGAGCGAGATGCACTTTTGGCACTTTTCAAAGGGTTGCCCGCCCCCGTTGATACCGTTGATATTCGCCTGAACAACCATTTTCTCAGAAATGTAACCATCATCGATACCCCAGGCTTAGGAGATTTGACAGAGGGGTTTGACCAGCAGGTTGCTGAATATCTTGTCAATGCTGATGCCATTGTGTATGTTACCTCTGCTCGCGCGCCTTTGTCTTTTACCGAGCAGGTGTTTTTGTCCGCCAGTGTCATGCCGCAGAGCTTCTGTAGGATATTCATGGCTGTGAATATGACTGATACGCTGGAGAGCGAGGAGAATATAGAGAAAGTGCGGGAACTGACGGAGAGTCGTGCCGGTGCTATCAGTGACCATATCTATGTATATATGTTAAGCGCCCTGGATGAGTTTTGCCGTAAGAAAGAATTTGCGCGTCCCGAACCGTTGCTGGCCAATAGCTTGGAAAATCAATTCCTGGCGTTTGAAACAGCACTTGACAGCGATGCAGTGCTGCAGAAAGATATCATTAAATCCATGCGTGGAGTGGCGCTTACCCGGCTGATGCTGGAGGCACTTGCGGGGCGTATAAGACTGGTTCAGGACTCACTCAGAACGGATATGGAAACGCTGAGCAGATCGCAGGATGTGTTCCAAGCACAGGATAACGTATTACGGGCCAACATTGAAAAACACAAAGCTTCCCTCTTGAGCAGCATGTACGACTGGGAAATTGAAGCCAAGGGATGGATGTGCGATTTTATGGATCGGCTTAAAGCTGAGATACAGCAACTGAAAGACGATGCCGATATGGGCGACATTCAACGCTATTTTCAGTTCTATATGATGGACTTAATAAAGAATGCCATGTTTGCCTGTACATGCAAGCATCAAAAAGACATTGGAGATATGCTGCAAAATAGTGTGAGAAGTATATCCGGCGAGATTTCACAAGCACTGTTTGGAGATGTTCAAGCCCGCATTGCGGATTGTATGGCGGATGTAAGCTGGACGCATGTGGATACGGCGTTATTCGCAGGGGAAGCGGTATTGAATATGACCGGACTATCTGCTGTTGTGGGACCATTTTTTTTACTGAGACAGATTATTGGCGGCGCTATTCGTCAGAAAACAGTTTCTAACAAGCAGGCGGATGTGATTGCGCCCGTTTTGCAGGAGTATGATGCCATTACACAAGGTGTGCTCCACCAGGTGGAGAAAATATACGCCCAAATAAAAAAGGATGCCCTTTCCAAGCTGGATGAACTATATCAAGCGGAAATACAGATTTCGTCGGAAGCCATACAAAATGCCCGGCAGCTGGCGTGCGATAAGAATGTGAAGATTCAGGATGTGCAGGCCTTTCTAGAACATACGCTGCATATGATTGCAAATTGTACTGAGCGCATGCGGGAATATGCGATGGATGTCCCTTTTTTATCGTAATCATAGCACAGTAAAAGTACCAATAGAACTATTAAAATAAAACGCCGCATAAACATAATGTTTATGCGGCGTTTTTTGGTGGAGGCGTGCCCTCGCTGGTCGAACTCATCAAACATTAAGTATGCTGAACAATACATAGTAAAATATTATTGATTACAAAATAAACTAAAGTGTCTGAAATAAAATATTGAAATCTATTTTCTTGTACGACCTTCCAACTTATACAATCAAACTCCACTCTTTGTGATGAAGATAATTGTGGAATAACAATAAAATTGCTTTTAGCAATTTCCTTTTTACTTCCAAGATTTAAGTAAAGTAGCCCCATGGCTATTTTATTGATGATACTTACTATCCTATCATGCTCGAAATCAAAATATACACCATTTTTATCGAGTTTGATTGACTTACAGATTCTATCTTCCAAGTTGTCGTTGTAACTAAACCTTACTTCAGCTTTTTTTCTGGTAAAGTCTCCGCCATACAATTCTATAGATAGTAGGTAATCGGACAAATACATGATAAAGTCTTCATCTTTTGAAAAACCATTATTGCATTGCAAACAAGCCGACACAGTTTTTAACTGTGCTGGATACGGTTCATCTAAAAAACACTTTGGAGGCACGTGGTCTCTTGTTTCAGCTGGTTTTCCGCAATATATACATAATTTCTTGTTCATACCATTCCTCGTACAGCAACACATTTATATATCTACATACAGCACAAACCCATAAGAGAAAACGTAAATGTTTCTCTTATGGGTTCGTACAGCGATAACGTTGGTGGAGGAGAGGGGAATTGAACCCCTGTCCGAGAACCTATTCATGCGGCTTTCTCCGAGTAAAGTTTGTCATTTGCATTCCCTTTTCCGCCCGCTGGCAAACAAGCTGACGGAATTGGTATCCCTAATACATTTACAGTGCCGTGGAACTCACCGCAAACGTTCACCACTAATTTGATGCCCTAACCGGCCCGTGGTCCCTCCGACTCGGACAGCTGCTTAATTAAGCAGCAAAAGCTAAATTATCTTCAGCGTTTAAATTTAAAAGTGTCATGTTTTAAAGAGGTCATGCTCCTCTACTCGCTTACCGGACTGCAAAATCCCCGTCGAAACCTTTACTCCCCCATATCAATATAATACTACCGGGCGTTTTCCTTCATGGCCCGGTCAATATCCCGTTTAGCGGCTTTTTTAGCGGCGTCCTCCCGCTTATCATAGAGCTTTTTACCTTGGCAGAGCCCCACCTGAACCTTAACCCGTGAGCCCTTAAAATAAAGAGATAGAGGCACCAGCGTATAGCCCTGGCGAGCCAGCAGAGAAGCCAATCGAACAATCTCCCGCCGATGCATCAGCAGCTTGCGGGAACGCATGGGGTCTTTGTTAAAAATATTTCCGTGCTCGTAGGGGCTGATGTGCATCTGCTTGACAAACAGCTCGTTATCCTGAATATCGCACCAGCTGTCCTTCAGGTTCACCGTGCCCTTGCGTAGGCTTTTTACCTCGGTGCCTACCAGCTCAATGCCAGCTTCAAAGCTTTCCTCCACAAAATAATCGTGGCGTGCCTTTTTGTTTTGGGCTATGGTTTTAAACGCTGATTTTTCCATGCTCATCCCCTCCCCTCTCTGCTATCGCTCTCATATTGTACTACAAAAACGTTTTTAGCGGAACACCCAAAGGCGGTTGATCAAAAAGTTTACAATTAAAACCAAAACAATGGTAATACCCTTGGCTGCCATTTCCACCAGGCCAAACTGTAAGGTAAAAAGGTTGATCAAAACCACACTCAGGCCCAGCATTGAAAGGCTGAGAACCAAGAACTTCACGAGCTGCGGGCTGAGGAACTTCTCCCGGGAGCGGAAGGTCCAGCTCCGATTGAGAATGTAGCTGTTCACAACTCCAGCCGAATAAGAAATCACCTGCGAAAGGGTTAAATCCCATCCCACAACGTTACGCAAAAGGGTAAACACCAAAAAATCCACCAAGGTGTTGACCACCCCAGTGATGCCGAACTTGACCAGCTTGGCAAATTCATCGCTTTTAACCAGCTTGATAATTTTATCCATAAAAATCCTATCTGAGCTAAATCTCACTGCGCCCTTCTAGAGCACGGTATAGGGTCACTTCATCGGCATATTCCAAGTTGCTGCCCACCGGCACCCCATAAGCAAGGCGGGTTACCTTAACCCCTATGGGCTTGAGAAGGCGAGCCAGATAAGCCGCCGTAGCCTCCCCCTCCACAGTGGGATTGGTGGCCATAATAACTTCCGTGACCCCGTTATCATGCAGGCGGCTTATTAGTTCCTTGATATAGAGCTGTTCCGGGCCAACACCATCCATCGGCGAGATCAGCCCATGCAGCACATGGTAAAGGCCGTGGTATTCCCGGGTACGCTCAAAAGCCAAAATATCCCGGGGGTCCTCCACCACACAGATGATGGTTTTATCCCGGTTTTCCTCACTGCAAATGGGGCAGAGCTCCTGATCGGTGAGGTTCTGGCAGATTTTGCAGCGCCGGATTTTTTCTCTGGCCTCCAAAATAGTATTGGCAAATTCCTCCGCTTTAACACGGGGCATATCCAAAACATGGAAGGCCAGCCTCTGAGCGGATTTTTTGCCGATGCCTGGCAGCCGCTCAAACTGTTCAATCAATTTGGTTAAAGGCAATACAGAGTAGCTCATCGCTTAAAACATACCCGGCATATTCATTCCGCCGGTAATTTTCTCCATTTCAGCAGAGGTAACTTCTTCAACAGTGGCCAAAGCCTGATTCATGGCGGCCACAATTAAATCCTGCAGCATATCCACATCCTCCGGGTCAATAACCTCCGGCTTGATGGTTACAGTCTTGACTCTTTTATCACCGGTCATGATGACTTCAACAGCCCCGCCGCCCACAGTCTCGGTAAATTCCCGCGTATTCAGCTCCTCTTGCTTTTCTCCAATAAGAGTCTGCATTTTCTGGGCCTGTTTGATCATAGCATTCATATTCTGGGCTCCGCCGCCCATACCCTGTGGCAATCTTGCTTTCATAAATAGAATCCTCCTATGTTATACAAGTTAAATAATTAAAATAAATGGCTAGGTTTAGCCACAGATACACTTGATAGACTAGATAATTTTCAGCTTTCTTTAACCGGCACACCCAGCTCAGAAGCCTTTTTCAGCAGCAAATCCACTGGACTGACTGCGGAGGCCTTTTCATACTTGGCCTCGTTATAAGGCCCAAGGCGGCAGGTTATACCAGTGACCGCTAAAATAGCCTGACGCAGGCTATCCTTAGCATAAGAATCCCCCCGAACCATCTGCGCAAACAGATCCCCGTTGGCCTCAACCAGCACCAAATCCCCACCCAAATAAGCGCTGGAATCGGAAAGAGCACCATAGAGTGCCTTGTTTTTCTGCTGGAGAATCTGCAAAACCTCGTTCCAGCGCTGGAAAGGCTGAACCTTAATTTTGTCAGCGGCTGTAATGGGATTGGCCTCAGCCGCAGGAACAGCAGGCTTGGCAGGTACCGGCATCTGAACCGGAGCTGTCTGGGGGATGCTCTTGGCCTTTACCTCCAGCTCCAGCTTTTCCAATCGGGTCAGCAAAGCCTCGGGGGCAGTGCTCAGGGCCGGGTCGCACAGCTTGACCAGACACAGCTCCAGCTCGGTGCGGCGCTGTGTGGTGCGGGACATTCTGCCCATGGCGTCCTGCAAGGTTCCAAGGCAAGCCAGAATCTGGCTCATAGAAAGCTTTTGTGCCTGTTCCCGGTACTGGGTCAGCTCCTCCGGCAGGCAGGCCACCAAATCCCCCGGATCATCCAAGGATTTGACCACCATCATATTGCGGTAAAAGCCGATCAGCTGCTGGCAAAGGCGCTCGTAATCCACCGATTGAGCCCAAAGCCCTTCTACCACCTGCAAAACAGCACCAATATCCCCCCCAATCACACCTTGGGAGATTTCAAAAAGATGCCCGCTTCCCGTCAGCCCGGCAGACTGGGCCACCACCTGTGGTGTAATGGAATCGCTGCGGCTCCAGCACAAATCCAGCAGAGAGAGGGCATCCCGCATGCCGCCATCCGAAAGCTTAGCGATTAGAAGGGCAGCTTCTTCCTCGAGAGCAAAGCCCTCCTGCTCCGCCACATACAGCAGACGGTCGGCAATAATCCGGCTGTCGATCCGGCGGAAATCAAACCGCTGACAACGGGATAAAATCGTGGCCGGCACCTTGTGTATCTCGGTGGTGGCCAGAATAAAAATCACATGAGCCGGCGGCTCCTCCATAATTTTCAGCAAGGCGTTGAAAGCGCCGGTGCTGAGCATATGAGCCTCGTCGATGATATAAACCCGGTATTTTGCCACAGCGGGGGTGAAGTTTGCCTCCTCCCGCAAATCCCGGATGTTATCCACACCACTGTTGCTGGCGGCATCGATCTCGGTTACATCCATAAGATTGTCCGCATCAATGCCGGTGCAGATCATGCAGTGGCCGCAGGGGTTCCCCTCATGAGGCTCTAAGCAGTTGACCGCCTTGGCAATGATTTTGGAGCAGGTAGTTTTACCTGTCCCCCGGGTTCCGGTGAACAGGTAAGCGTGAGACGGCTTGCCTGCCGCAATTTCATTTTTCAGGGTAGTGGTAATATGTTCCTGGCCCACAACATCGTCA is a window from the Oscillospiraceae bacterium MB08-C2-2 genome containing:
- the dnaX gene encoding DNA polymerase III subunit gamma/tau, whose product is MYQALYRKWRPKSFDDVVGQEHITTTLKNEIAAGKPSHAYLFTGTRGTGKTTCSKIIAKAVNCLEPHEGNPCGHCMICTGIDADNLMDVTEIDAASNSGVDNIRDLREEANFTPAVAKYRVYIIDEAHMLSTGAFNALLKIMEEPPAHVIFILATTEIHKVPATILSRCQRFDFRRIDSRIIADRLLYVAEQEGFALEEEAALLIAKLSDGGMRDALSLLDLCWSRSDSITPQVVAQSAGLTGSGHLFEISQGVIGGDIGAVLQVVEGLWAQSVDYERLCQQLIGFYRNMMVVKSLDDPGDLVACLPEELTQYREQAQKLSMSQILACLGTLQDAMGRMSRTTQRRTELELCLVKLCDPALSTAPEALLTRLEKLELEVKAKSIPQTAPVQMPVPAKPAVPAAEANPITAADKIKVQPFQRWNEVLQILQQKNKALYGALSDSSAYLGGDLVLVEANGDLFAQMVRGDSYAKDSLRQAILAVTGITCRLGPYNEAKYEKASAVSPVDLLLKKASELGVPVKES